In Nicotiana tabacum cultivar K326 chromosome 2, ASM71507v2, whole genome shotgun sequence, the following proteins share a genomic window:
- the LOC142168035 gene encoding uncharacterized protein LOC142168035, whose product MDKSWIGKPRNTNEYLLGLDKFLDFAFKNAAVEDTIRCPCPKCGFGKWQTREIVQDHLICKPFPQNYIIWNLHGEKLVVEPSGDRDVMQEMVHPENPIETMINDAFGHYRHQAADVGISQPLDSNEISNEGHREDSGDFHDFLKDGSETLYEGSKFTKLEFLIKLYHIKVYCGLSDKAMTMILDLLRDAFEDAKLPLSFYEAKKTISKLGLDYTKIPACPNNCMLYWEGDSELEACKHCGTSKWNPNKKKKASCKGNNDDGLMRHPRDGEAWKAFDRTHSGFASDPRNVRLGLASDGFSPFGTMSTTYSIWPVFLIPYNLPPWMCMKHTSFILSMIIPGKHMPGNNIDMYLQPLVKELRELWNDGVETFDSSLNENFRMHVALMWTISDFPGLGILSGWNTHTGFACPTCNFDTEPCRLRHSKKWCFMGYRRFLRRNHRFRLNRVRFNGSTEERNPPLKLSGSAILRQIEEGRGAELNCRGKRSRRATKQWNKRSIFFELPYWKSNLLRHNLDFMHIEKNICDNIIYTLLHDKSKSKDNINARKDLREMGIRRDLWPDDSGKYYLAVFSLMTDNKKKLDTKKSFLTTLKNIKVPDGYSSNISSCVDLVQKKIFGLKSHDCHIILEQLLPLAIRNVLPDHVVAVLVDFCSFFRTLSTKTLNVSELDKLQERIESTLCHLEILFPPTFFTVMVHLSVHLAEEAKLGGPVHYRNMYPIERELGHFKSFVRNKSQLEGCIAEGYLAEESLTFCSRYIEDIETKFNRPRRVRDDPNVTEPSGTSSIFPQLGKPASASITFHLTDMQKLQAHRYVLLNCAIVTPFVDIDGNLTQAELPYYGKLEDILEINYYGRFKVVLFKCRWADTARDRGYKKDRWNLNCVNFDRLIHTGEREEHEPYIEASQAQMVYYVDDVVNKGWSVAMHLKPRNLYDMGEEVLEDEVYENEPYQEQELEQLFGDGDEYVQLATDHIIDDVVETNVATNLAAGAYSASKAAVHSFTDTLRNYTKLENVGPEDYYCRFKYKTTTRAFVPDMVPMYCKCEMPYNPDEFMVNNIDENSQSVTPAVLLRFLREHRSEWVDNDIDAYAAAAIKVGPCSLPGARVCNFGGQVILPLAHTAEHEEASVLDPI is encoded by the exons atgGATAAATCATGGATTGGAAAGCCACGGAACACAAACGAATACCTGCTTGGTTTGGATAAATTTCTTGATTTTGCGTTTAAGAATGCGGCTGTGGAAGATACAATTAGATGCCCATGTCCTAAATGTGGCTTTGGCAAGTGGCAAACTAGAGAGATAGTGCAGGATCATTTGATTTGTAAGCCATTCCCTCAAAATTATATTATTTGGAATCTTCATGGTGAGAAACTGGTAGTAGAGCCTTCTGGAGATAGAGATGTTATGCAAGAGATGGTTCACCCAGAAAATCCAATAGAAACAATGATTAATGATGCATTTGGGCACTATAGGCACCAAGCGGCTGATGTAGGGATATCTCAACCATTGGACTCAAATGAAATATCAAATGAGGGGCATAGGGAGGATTCTGGTGACTTTCATGATTTTCTCAAAGATGGAAGTGAAACACTGTATGAAGGCAGCAAGTTCACAAAGCTAGAGTTTTTAATAAAATTGTATCATATAAAGGTCTATTGTGGATTAAGTGACAAGGCAATGACTATGATACTAGATTTGTTGAGAGATGCATTTGAAGATGCAAAGTTACCTCTTTCCTTTTATGAGGCCAAAAAAACCATTAGCAAACTTGGCCTTGACTATACCAAGATACCTGCATGTCCAAATAATTGTATGCTATACTGGGAAGGTGATTCAGAATTGGAAGCATGTAAGCATTGTGGTACATCTAAATGGAATcctaacaagaaaaaaaaagcaagCTGCAAAG GCAATAATGATGATGGGTTGATGAGGCATCCAAGGGATGGTGAGGCATGGAAGGCATTCGATCGGACTCATTCTGGATTTGCTTCGGATCCTCGAAACGTTCGCTTAGGCCTTGCTAGTGATGGTTTCAGTCCTTTTGGAACAATGAGTACTACCTATAGTATTTGGCCAGTCTTCTTGATTCCATACAATCTACCTCCTTGGATGTGTATGAAGCACACCTCCTTCATCTTATCAATGATCATTCCAGGGAAGCACATGCCTGGAAATAATATAGATATGTACTTACAACCCCTCGTGAAGGAATTACGCGAGTTATGGAATGATGGTGTAGAAACGTTTGACTCATCATTGAATGAAAATTTTAGAATGCATGTAGCTCTTATGTGGACAATCAGTGACTTTCCTGGATTAGGTATCTTATCTGGCTGGAACACACATACTGGTTTTGCCTGCCCAACTTGTAACTTTGACACAGAACCTTGTCGTCTTCGTCATAGTAAAAAGTGGTGCTTTATGGGCTATCGACGTTTTCTAAGAAGAAATCACAGGTTTAGGTTGAACCGAGTACGCTTTAATGGAAGTACAGAGGAGCGAAATCCACCATTAAAATTGTCGGGGTCTGCCATTTTGAGACAAATCGAAGAAGGGAGAGGAGCAGAGTTGAATTGTAGAGGGAAAAGATCTAGACGAGCAACTAAGCAATGGAACAAGAGAAGTATATTCTTTGAACTTCCTTATTGGAAATCTAATTTGTTGCGTCATAATCTAGACTTTATGCATATCGAAAAAAATATATGTGACAATATCATATATACGCTGCTCCATGATAAATCGAAATCAAAAGATAATATTAATGCCCGAAAGGATCTAAGAGAAATGGGCATAAGGCGTGATCTTTGGCCGGATGATAGTGGGAAATATTACCTTGCTGTGTTTTCACTTATGACTGATAACAAAAAGAAGCTGGACACTAAAAAGTCGTTCCTTACAACTTTGAAGAATATTAAAGTACCAGATGGCTACTCAAGTAACATTTCTAGCTGTGTTGATTTGGTACAGAAAAAGATTTTTGGCTTGAAAAGTCATGATTGCCATATTATTTTAGAGCAATTGCTACCATTGGCAATCCGCAATGTGTTGCCCGACCATGTAGTTGCAGTTTTGGTGGACTTCTGCTCATTTTTCAGAACCCTTTCTACCAAAACCTTGAATGTTTCAGAGCTTGATAAGCTCCAAGAGCGCATTGAAAGCACACTTTGCCACCTAGAGATACTATTTCCTCCAACATTCTTTACAGTAATGGTTCATTTGTCTGTCCATCTAGCAGAGGAAGCAAAACTCGGAGGTCCAGTGCATTATCGAAACATGTATCCCATCGAGAG ggAGTTGGGACATTTTAAGTCCTTTGTACGGAATAAATCACAACTAGAGGGTTGTATAGCTGAGGGTTACTTAGCTGAAGAGTCTCTTACCTTTTGTTCTCGGTATATTGAGGATATTGAGACAAAATTCAATAGACCTAGGCGTGTTCGTGATGACCCAAATGTCACTGAGCCTTCTGGAACGTCCTCTATATTTCCTCAATTAGGTAAACCTGCATCAGCTTCGATTACATTCCATTTAACTGATATGCAGAAACTACAAGCTCATCGATATGTGCTTTTGAATTGTGCAATAGTCACGCCATTTGTGGA TATTGACGGAAATTTAACGCAAGCAGAGTTACCATATTATGGGAAGTTAGAAGATATTCTTGAGATTAATTATTATGGTCGATTCAAGGTTGTTCTTTTCAAATGTAGATGGGCTGATACTGCTCGAGATAGAGGGTATAAAAAGGATCGTTGGAACTTAAATTGTGTTAATTTTGATAGATTGATTCATACTGGTGAACGTGAAGAACATGAGCCTTACATCGAAGCATCTCAAGCACAAATGGTGTACTATGTGGATGATGTTGTCAATAAAGGGTGGAGTGTTGCTATGCATCTAAAGCCAAGAAATCTATATGATATGGGAGAAGAAGTACTGGAAGAtgaagtatatgagaatgaaccATACCAAGAGCAAGAACTCGAACAGCTTTTTGGTGATGGTGATGAGTATGTACAACTAGCTACAGACCATATAATTGATGATGTAGTAGAGACAAATGTTGCTACTAACTTAGCAGCTG GTGCTTATAGTGCATCCAAAGCTGCTGTACACTCATTTACTGATACCTTGAG GAACTATACTAAGCTTGAAAATGTTGGTCCGGAGGATTACTACTGCCGGTTCAAGTATAAAACGACAACTAGAGCTTTTGTGCCAGATATGGTTCCAAT GTATTGCAAATGCGAGATGCCATATAATCCGGATGAGTTTATGGTAAACAATATTGATGAGAATAGTCAA AGTGTGACTCCTGCAGTACTTCTCAGGTTTCTGCGCGAGCATCGATCAGAATGGGTAGACAATGATATTGATGCCTACGCAGCTGCAGCTATTAAAGTTGGTCCTTGCAGCCTACCTGGGGCCCGAGTCTGTAATTTTGGGGGTCAAGTGATACTTCCACTGGCACACACAGCTGAACATGAAGAGGCAAGTGTTCTAGATCCTATTTAA
- the LOC107795063 gene encoding putative phospholipase A2 homolog 1 has translation MQGGDNSLTSSFILTTLVFSFFLFAIAESTNNSQGVRCSKTCVAENCNSIGIRYGKYCGVGWSGCPGEKPCDDLDTCCKIHDECVEKNGMTNVKCHEKFKRCIKKVQKSRKAGFSRECPYDVAVPTMVQGMDMAIMFSQLGNSKLEL, from the exons ATGCAGGGAGGCGACAATTCTCTCACCTCATCATTCATCCTTACGACATTAGTcttctcctttttcctctttgCCATTGCTGAATCCACCAACAATTCTCAAGGA GTCCGATGTAGCAAAACATGTGTGGCAGAGAACTGTAACT CAATTGGAATTAGATATGGGAAATACTGTGGAGTAGGATGGAGTGGATGTCCAGGGGAGAAACCTTGTGATGATCTAGACACCTGCTGTAAGATTCACGATGAATGTGTAGAGAAAAATG GTATGACAAACGTTAAATGCCATGAGAAGTTTAAGAGGTGCATAAAAAAAGTTCAGAAGTCTAGGAAAGCTGGGTTTTCCAGAGAGTGCCCCTATGATGTAGCTGTTCCAACGATGGTACAGGGTATGGACATGGCTATTATGTTTAGCCAACTGGGAAACTCAAAGCTTGAACTTTGA
- the LOC107795067 gene encoding uncharacterized protein LOC107795067, producing MPKIKRFRNPLKSAREPHDAHGHSSSSATPVQSHAIEPSTAVQAPPHAHEVPQQEQAPILPSNSSATSRRAGRESIKYWTVEAKDSENATKQIRVKVNEVNNLTVGERIVVNFDDYNAAYGEAQGLLAGYCGSLAIDCNLFPISFEKWSGPSGMPKKYKEDCFETILKPRFDFRVSESIAYRYCNASLSKKWATHRQKLWNEYFDPAKSKNEIISNVPAGINKDQWASFVAYRQKSSTMELCRRNKEIRKKQKMPHTGGSKANSRRRYELFLETGKTPSRGKMFIETHKKANGSFVNDAARTIGEQIELNMTQCDTNECEVSPNDVIGKMLGVEHSGRVRCMGMGASPSNTFGNTKGRLSDPSVSSSSYGTSSATYTHLQQKLMRVESQLEGTLTALKAYVMSKEGLVPEEFAGLFALQPQPDDAENEPTSPVDVRGSSADNNANYQSNA from the exons ATGCCGAAGATTAAACGTTTTCGGAATCCACTAAAGTCAGCTCGTGAACCACATGATGCTCATGGACATTCTTCATCATCAGCAACTCCAGTCCAATCACATGCTATAGAGCCGTCAACAGCAGTACAAGCCCCCCCACATGCTCATGAAGTCCCGCAACAAGAACAAGCTCCAATTCTTCCTTCTAATTCAAGTGCAACATCTCGCCGTGCAGGACGTGAATCTATAAAGTATTGGACAGTAGAGGCAAAAG ACTCGGAAAATGCTACCAAGCAAATTAGGGTCAAGGTCAATGAAGTTAACAACCTAACTGTTGGGGAGCGCATCGTTGTGAATTTTGATGACTACAATGCAGCATATGGTGAAGCCCAAGGATTACTTGCTGGATATTGTGGATCGCTAGCAATTGACTGTAATTTGTTTCCGATTAGTTTTGAGAAGTGGTCCGGGCCATCGGGCATGCCTAAGAAGTACAAGGAAGACTGCTTTGAAACAATATTGAAG CCTCGATTTGATTTTCGGGTAAGTGAGTCCATTGCCTATAGATACTGCAATGCTAGTCTTTCGAAGAAGTGGGCTACACATAGGCAGAAGTTGTGGAATGAATATTTTGACCCAGCCAAAAGCAAAAATGAAATTATAAGTAATGTGCCCGCGGGTATAAATAAAGATCAATGGGCTAGTTTTGTTGCTTATCGTCAAAAATCATCAACAATG GAGCTTTgtagaagaaataaagaaattcgAAAGAAGCAAAAAATGCCACACACTGGTGGTTCAAAAGCTAACTCGAGAAGACGATATGAGCTT tttttggAAACCGGAAAAACTCCTAGTCGTGGAAAAATGTTTATTGAAACTCATAAGAAAGCTAATGGATCATTTGTAAATGATGCGGCAAGGACTATAGGG GAACAAATTGAATTGAATATGACTCAATGCGATACTAATGAGTGTGAAGTTTCCCCAAATGATGTTATTGGCAAGATGTTAGGGGTAGAGCACTCTGGGAGAGTACGATGTATGGGTATGGGAGCATCTCCTTCGAACACATTCGGGAATACGAAAGGACGACTTAGTGATCCGAGTGTTTCTTCATCTAGCTACGGTACATCATCTGCAACATATACCCATTTGCAACAAAAGCTTATGCGTGTGGAATCCCAACTAGAAGGCACCTTAACTGCGCTGAAGGCTTACGTGATGTCAAAGGAAGGTTTGGTTCCTGAAGAATTTGCTGGTCTGTTTGCTCTTCAACCACAG CCTGATGATGCAGAGAATGAACCTACTTCACCAGTTGATGTAAGAGGATCATCGGCGGATAACAACGCAAATTACCAATCAAATGCTTAA